Proteins encoded in a region of the Bacillus methanolicus genome:
- a CDS encoding cytidine deaminase — MEQLITEAKKAREKAYVPYSKFAVGAALLTDDGKVYHGCNIENAAYSLTNCAERTALFKALSEGDRKFKALAVIADTKRPVPPCGACRQVISELCPQDMKVVLTNLNGDIKELTVKELLPGAFSPEDLHE; from the coding sequence ATGGAACAATTAATTACAGAAGCAAAAAAAGCAAGAGAAAAAGCATATGTTCCTTACTCTAAATTTGCAGTGGGGGCAGCGTTGTTAACAGATGACGGCAAGGTTTACCATGGCTGCAACATCGAAAATGCAGCATACAGCCTTACAAATTGTGCAGAAAGAACAGCGTTATTTAAAGCTCTTTCAGAAGGAGACAGGAAATTTAAGGCTTTAGCCGTCATTGCGGACACGAAACGTCCGGTGCCGCCGTGCGGAGCATGCCGTCAGGTCATTTCTGAGCTTTGCCCTCAAGATATGAAAGTAGTCTTAACAAATTTAAATGGCGATATAAAAGAACTAACTGTAAAAGAGCTATTACCAGGAGCATTTTCACCGGAGGATTTACATGAATAA